Within Cystobacter ferrugineus, the genomic segment GGTCGCATCCTCGTGACACACGGCAGGGAGGCGGAGCAGGTCAAGGTCCACCAGCCTTTGGTGCTGATGGATGTCGAGGAGCGCGTGCCCGCGCGGGACACCGTGTATCAGTCCTCCCGCGTCCACGGCCCGCCCTCCTTCGCGACCCAGTTCGACCGGCCCCGCTGACACGTCCTCGGGATGTGACGCAATGGAGAATCAGGCCCCAGGGACATGGCCGATTCCGGAAGCACGGCGGCTCAAGGCAACCCCAGCGCCCCCCACCGAGGCCACGCCCGCCAGCAGAGCCGAGGATGAGACCAGCGCCGGTGCCCCGGAGA encodes:
- a CDS encoding biotin/lipoyl-containing protein, whose protein sequence is MALRDIMISGFDEGVMVATIVRWHVKSFDTVQEGQVLAEVMAGQTTVTVSSPWAGRILVTHGREAEQVKVHQPLVLMDVEERVPARDTVYQSSRVHGPPSFATQFDRPR